The following are encoded together in the Myxocyprinus asiaticus isolate MX2 ecotype Aquarium Trade chromosome 7, UBuf_Myxa_2, whole genome shotgun sequence genome:
- the knstrn gene encoding small kinetochore-associated protein produces MKRVHVKDTVIPAQPSATFRAALVKNDMDNKKNQHRSLKVPTTRYGQQNDLREQNRVLTETNESLQKQLEEMKETATELVQRCTDIQGENREIQKQLRDCHVLLVAEHLDPVSGEKLGQTAQEKDEQRKEVMTVSQNLLTELKQFGEMAQEQTANLMEVQSTMRHLTEAHEKLQQEKALFSLDVEEMERALEEAERLLME; encoded by the exons ATGAAGAGAGTTCACGTGAAAGACACTGTGATCCCCGCACAGCCCAGTGCGACATTCAGAGCTGCACTTGTCAAAAACGACATGGACAATAA GAAGAACCAGCACAGATCTCTTAAAGT GCCAACCACGAGATATGGGCAGCAAAATGATTTAAGAGAACAGAATCGAGTCTTGACTGAAACAAATGAATCCCTTCAGAAACAGCTTGAAGAAATGAAG GAAACAGCAACTGAACTGGTGCAGCGATGCACAGACATCCAGGGAGAAAACAGAGAGATTCAAAAACAGCTGCGAGACTGCCATGTCCTTCTTGTTGCCGAACACCTAGACCCAG TTTCAGGGGAAAAGTTGGGTCAAACAGCACAAGAAAAGGATGAACAAAGAAAAGAAGTTATG ACTGTTTCTCAAAATCTCTTGACTGAGCTGAAACAGTTTGGGGAGATGGCACAAGAGCAGACAGCAAATTTAATG GAAGTGCAGAGCACTATGAGGCACCTGACAGAAGCACATGAAAAGCTCCAGCAGGAGAAGGCATTGTTCAGTTTGGATGTGGAGGAAATGGAGAGAGCTTTAGAGGAGGCAGAGAGACTCTTGATGGAATGA